The sequence ACGAAACTGATATTGATACTATTGTTTTAAAAACGTCAAATCCTGAAGTTGATTTTCTTAAAAAAGACGGATTACAATGGTTGAGTGATAACATTTTTTCTGATGAAGTTGAAATTCGTTACGGAGCAAAAAAATTCGATTCGGATAGAAATTACGAATTATTTCAAATCATTCAACAAGGAGGAATTTTAAGTCAAGGTGAACTTTATCACCAAATCAAAGAATTATTAAATAAATAAGAACGTTTTATGGATGTTTTAAAAGAAATTGAAAACTTAAGAAATGAATTAAGCGAGCATAACTATAATTATTATGTGCTTGATAATCCTACGATTTCTGATTTTGAGTTCGATACTAAACTTAAGCAATTACAAGATTTTGAAGCAAAACATCCTGAGTTTTTTGATGAAAATTCGCCAACGCAAAGAGTTGGTGGAGCTATAACTAAAAATTTCCCTACGATTGTTCACGAGCATCGTATGTATTCTTTAGAGAATTCATATTCTAAAGAAGATTTGTTGGATTGGGAACAACGCATCCAAAAAGTTTTGGGAGATGTTCCTGTGCAATTTGTTTGTGAATTAAAATACGATGGAGCTTCGATTTCTATTAGTTATGAAAACGGAAAGTTAGTTCGAGCGGTGACACGTGGCGATGGTTTTCAAGGTGATGAAGTAACGAATAATATCAAAACCATAAAATCGGTTCCGTTGCAATTAAAAGGAAATTATTCTGAAAAATTTGATATTCGTGGAGAAATTGTTCTTCCGTTTGCCGGATTTGAAAAAATGAATCAAGAATTGATTGAAATTGGTGAAACACCTTATTCAAATCCTAGAAATACAGCTTCAGGAAGTTTAAAACTACAAGATAGTGCTGAAGTTGCCAAACGTCCGTTAGAATGTTTGTTGTATAATTTTGTTGGTGTGAATAATGTTTTGGGAAATCAATTCAATGCGTTAGAAAAAGCACGCGAATTTGGTTTTAAAGTACCAACACAATCTGTACTTGCCAATTCTATGGATGAAGTTTTTGCTTTCATTGAAAAATGGGACCACGAACGACATCATTTACCTTATGAAACCGATGGTGTAGTTATCAAAGTGAATGATTTCTTCCAACAAGAAGAACTTGGTTTTACAGCTAAAAATCCACGTTGGGCAATCGCTTATAAATTTAAAGCTGAACAAGTTTCTACGAAATTAAACGAAATTACGTATCAAGTCGGACGAACCGGAGCGATAACTCCCGTGGCAAATTTAGAACCGGTTCAATTGGCTGGAACTATTGTAAAACGTGCTTCTTTACATAATGCCGACCAAATCGAAAAGTTAGATATTCGTATAAATGATATGGTTTTTGTTGAAAAAGGCGGTGAAATTATTCCTAAAATTGTTGGCGTTAATTTAGATGCGCGTTCAGCAGATTCACAACCGACGGTTTATATTCAAAATTGTCCGGAATGCGGAACAAGCTTGGTTCGTAAAGATGGCGAAGCGCAGCATTATTGTCCGAATTATTATGGATGTCCACCGCAAATTATCGGTAGAATCGAGCATTTTATTTCGCGTAAAGCGATGGATATCGATGGACTTGGTGGAGAAACAATTACACTTTTGTTCAAAAATAGATTGGTCGAAAATTATGCAGATTTGTATGAATTGAAGAAAGAGCAAATCATTCCGTTAGAACGCATGGCTGAAAAATCGGCTGAGAATTTGGTAAATAGCGTTGAAGCCTCTAAACAAATTCCGTTTGAACGCGTTTTGTATGCTTTAGGAATTCGATTTGTTGGAGAAACGGTTGCAAAAAAATTGGCTAATCATTATAAAAATATAGATGAATTGATGCTTGCAAAATATGATGATTTGGTTAATGTTGATGAAATCGGTGATAAAATTGCATTGAGTCTTCGTAGTTTCTTTAAGAATGATGCGAATCTAGAAATCATTAACCGATTGAAAGCTTATGGAATTCAATTTGAAATTGAAGAAAAAGAAAGCACACAAGTTTCTGATAAATTTGCAGGCATGATTATGGTGGTTTCAGGGAAATTCGAAAAGTTTTCACGTGATGAAATCAAACAGAAAATTGAAGATTACGGTGGTAAAAACGGAAGTTCTATAACAGGAAAAACTTCGATTGTGGTTGCAGGTGCCGACATGGGACCTTCAAAACTTGAAAAAGCTACTAAGCTAGGAATTCCAATTTGGAGTGAAGAAGATTTTATTAATCAATTATAATATTACGAAGCAATTTAGTTTTCTAAGTTGCTTTTTTTTGTTAAATTTAGTTATGAAACAAATTAATACTAAGCAAATCATAATTCATTTTATAGCAAGTTTGATGATTCTACTTGCTTTAAAAAATGCTTATTTATTTTTCAATCACGAATTACTTTCTGAGATTGATAAATTTGGATTTGAAGAAGTGTATAATAATTCGGATAAATTTGGATATTCTGCCGAAGATTTTTTATGGTTTTCAATTAATCAAAAAATAGTAGTTTGGATAGGAATTTTGTTAACTTTTGTGTTTTCTATTTTAATTTCTCGAAAACAAAAATGGTCGGTTTGGAATTCTATTATAATCTTTACTTTACTTATCTTTTTAAATATTTTAAATGTATTGAATTTTCCATCCTATTACATTTCCATTGGTAGTTTGTTTTCGAATTGGACAATCCGAATATTATTAAATATAATTTCCTTTTTTTCGATTGGATTTTATTTGTTTTTTTCGAAGAGAGTAGTTTCAATTATTTTGGTAAATGAAAAGTAAGTTTATTTTATTAGCATTGATTTCTATCGGTTTGATTTCTTGTAATAAGAAAATCGAAAGTAAATCAAATTTTGAAATCAAACAAGATACTATTTCTAAAACGGATAGTTTGAATTTAAGTTTTTTAAAAGAAAAAGCTAAAGAAATGGCTAACGAATTGCAACCGTTTATTCCAAAAAACTATCTTATTCTAGATACTCTTTCTTGTGATTTAAATCAAGATGGATTAACTGATTATTTACTAATTCTTAAAAACAAAGATGAAGAAACTTTATCTGATGTTAGCGAACATCCAGAAAAACGACCTTTGTTGATTTTGATTCGTAACAAAGCCAATCAATTAGAATTAAAATATCAAAATGACAATGTTGTTTTTTGTGTTGATTGTGGTGGAATGATGGGCGACCCTTATGTAACATTGGTTTATAAAGATGGTTATTTTTCTGTTGAACATTACGGCGGAAGTGCATGGCGTTGGTCGCGAATTATTACATTTAAATATAATGAAAAAAAGAAGGATTGGTTTCTTCATCAAGATGGATATGAAAGTTTTCATGCTGCTGATTTAGAGAATATCAGAGTGATTAATGAAACTGTAAAAGATTTTGGTATTGTACGTTTTAATGAATTTAATATTTATAAAGAAAATTGATTAAATATCCTTCAGTTTTATCTTGTAAATAAAGTTAATGTGATTAATGATATTTTTAATTGTTGAATTATTCGTAATAATTAAATTGATGTTTGCTTTTTTGTTACTGATAATTGATAACAATTAGTTAATACATGATAAATCTTTAATTAATGTGGTTGTTTTAAATTTGTAGTGTAATAAAAAAGATACATTATGAAATCAATTTGTGCAAAGCCGATTATTATGGGAATTGTTAGTTTATTTGTTTATGTAGGAATTATGCTTTTAGCTTTTTCTTTATAAAAGTAAA comes from Flavobacterium sp. I3-2 and encodes:
- a CDS encoding DUF6495 family protein, which produces MKYTRLTKEQFEELHVEFANFLASQQIDKNEWDELKVSKPEVAEQELDIFSDLVWEGVLQNAKYIEHFSKTHIFLFRFDETDIDTIVLKTSNPEVDFLKKDGLQWLSDNIFSDEVEIRYGAKKFDSDRNYELFQIIQQGGILSQGELYHQIKELLNK
- the ligA gene encoding NAD-dependent DNA ligase LigA; translated protein: MDVLKEIENLRNELSEHNYNYYVLDNPTISDFEFDTKLKQLQDFEAKHPEFFDENSPTQRVGGAITKNFPTIVHEHRMYSLENSYSKEDLLDWEQRIQKVLGDVPVQFVCELKYDGASISISYENGKLVRAVTRGDGFQGDEVTNNIKTIKSVPLQLKGNYSEKFDIRGEIVLPFAGFEKMNQELIEIGETPYSNPRNTASGSLKLQDSAEVAKRPLECLLYNFVGVNNVLGNQFNALEKAREFGFKVPTQSVLANSMDEVFAFIEKWDHERHHLPYETDGVVIKVNDFFQQEELGFTAKNPRWAIAYKFKAEQVSTKLNEITYQVGRTGAITPVANLEPVQLAGTIVKRASLHNADQIEKLDIRINDMVFVEKGGEIIPKIVGVNLDARSADSQPTVYIQNCPECGTSLVRKDGEAQHYCPNYYGCPPQIIGRIEHFISRKAMDIDGLGGETITLLFKNRLVENYADLYELKKEQIIPLERMAEKSAENLVNSVEASKQIPFERVLYALGIRFVGETVAKKLANHYKNIDELMLAKYDDLVNVDEIGDKIALSLRSFFKNDANLEIINRLKAYGIQFEIEEKESTQVSDKFAGMIMVVSGKFEKFSRDEIKQKIEDYGGKNGSSITGKTSIVVAGADMGPSKLEKATKLGIPIWSEEDFINQL